Proteins encoded within one genomic window of Parolsenella massiliensis:
- a CDS encoding ABC transporter ATP-binding protein, with translation MGNHYQPNSNIPLDGSLVRQAPANSVLSVQHLEKTYGNRGKKGRGATTRALADVSFDVNEGEFVAIMGASGSGKSTLLNCVSTIDSATSGHVFVRGADVTSMRTSELARFRREQLGFIFQDSNLLDTLTARENIALPLTISRVSAGETLARVEEMARRLNIADVLDKYPYQLSGGQQQRVAAARALVTKPAVIMADEPTGALDSKSARLLLESLQQLNEERSATILMVTHDSFAASYTGRVLFIRDGKIFTELRRGSSPRREFFDRIMEVVAMMGGEGSDAL, from the coding sequence ATGGGCAACCACTATCAGCCCAACTCCAACATTCCTCTCGATGGGTCGCTGGTGCGCCAGGCACCTGCGAACTCGGTCCTCTCCGTCCAGCACCTCGAGAAGACCTACGGAAACCGCGGCAAGAAGGGTCGTGGGGCCACGACGCGCGCCCTGGCAGATGTCTCCTTCGACGTGAACGAGGGCGAGTTCGTCGCCATCATGGGTGCCTCGGGCTCCGGCAAGTCGACGCTGCTCAACTGCGTCTCGACCATCGACTCCGCCACGAGCGGCCACGTCTTCGTGCGAGGCGCCGACGTCACGTCCATGCGCACCAGCGAGCTCGCACGCTTCCGCCGCGAGCAGCTCGGCTTCATCTTCCAGGACTCGAACCTGCTCGACACCCTTACCGCTCGCGAGAACATCGCCCTGCCGCTCACCATCTCCCGCGTCTCTGCCGGCGAGACGCTTGCCCGCGTGGAGGAGATGGCCCGCCGCCTGAACATCGCGGACGTCCTCGACAAGTACCCCTACCAGCTCTCCGGCGGCCAGCAGCAGCGCGTCGCCGCCGCCCGCGCACTCGTCACCAAGCCCGCCGTCATCATGGCAGACGAGCCCACCGGCGCCCTCGACTCCAAGAGCGCCCGCCTCCTGCTCGAGAGCCTCCAGCAGCTCAACGAGGAGAGGAGCGCCACGATCCTCATGGTCACCCATGACAGCTTCGCCGCGAGCTACACGGGACGCGTCCTGTTCATCCGCGACGGCAAGATCTTCACCGAGCTCCGCCGCGGAAGCTCTCCTCGCCGCGAGTTCTTCGACCGCATCATGGAGGTCGTCGCGATGATGGGCGGTGAGGGTTCCGATGCTCTGTAA